DNA from Gephyromycinifex aptenodytis:
GCCACCACCCCGTCAGTGCTCTCGAAGAACCGGAGGTGACGTAGCTGGTTGATCTTGTCCGGACCGATGGAGCGCATGCCGTCGTGGGCCAGGAACCACGCGACGTTGGCCGGGGAGGCCCCGAAGAAGCTGACACCGGCACCAGCGAAGGTCACCTTGCTCGTTGAACCGAAGACGAAGACCCGGTCGGGGTTACCGGCTTCCTGGCAGGCGGCCAAGATCGGCGCGAGTTCGTCCGGCTGACCGCAGAGGTGGTGGATGGCGTAGGCGTTGTCCCAGTAGATGCGGAAGTCAGCCGCGGCCGTGGGCATCGCGGCGAGCCGGCGCACGACCTCGTCGCTGTAGGTGACCCCGGTGGGGTTGCTGTACTTGGGGACGCACCAGATGCCCTTGACGGAGGCGTCCGAGGCGACAAGCGCCTCGACCTGGTCCATATCGGGACCGTCCGGGGTCATGTCGACGACCTTGAGGTTGACCCCGAGGTCGTCGCAGACCGAGAAGTGCCGGTCATAGCCCGGGCTGGGGGCCAGGAAGGTGACGTCTTCGCCCATCCAGCGGGCCTGCCCACCCGGCAGGGTGTGGAAGAAGGAGGTGGCCAGGCAGAAGTGCATGAGCGCCAGAGAGGCGTTGTCGCGCACCACAAGCTGGTCGGCAGGCACGTCCAGCAGCGGGGCGAACATCTCCCGCAGCGCCGCGAGCCCCTTGGGGGCGCCGCCGTAGTTGCGCAGGTCACCTTCGGTGTCGGTGCTGTGATCTCCTGCTCCCGGCATGGCCAGCAGCTGTTCTGACAGATCGAGTT
Protein-coding regions in this window:
- a CDS encoding aminotransferase class I/II-fold pyridoxal phosphate-dependent enzyme; the encoded protein is MTDTVNRDALAAARDAARARYQEFATAGLKLDITRGKPCSAQLDLSEQLLAMPGAGDHSTDTEGDLRNYGGAPKGLAALREMFAPLLDVPADQLVVRDNASLALMHFCLATSFFHTLPGGQARWMGEDVTFLAPSPGYDRHFSVCDDLGVNLKVVDMTPDGPDMDQVEALVASDASVKGIWCVPKYSNPTGVTYSDEVVRRLAAMPTAAADFRIYWDNAYAIHHLCGQPDELAPILAACQEAGNPDRVFVFGSTSKVTFAGAGVSFFGASPANVAWFLAHDGMRSIGPDKINQLRHLRFFESTDGVVAHMDKHREILAPKFEAVVKTLSDDLSALGIATWSEPNGGYFVSLDVVPGTAKRVVQLAKEAGVALTPAGATFPGGVDPQDRNIRIAPSFPTTDELERALDVLTTCVILAAGEKLLDS